The sequence GCATCAACTTCACCAGTCACCTCGATACGAACCATAAATGAGTGACCGTGCAAACGGCCACATTTGTGCCCTGCTGCAACATGGGGCAGCCGGTGAGCGGCTTCAAACTGAAAATCTTTAAATAGGGTGGTGCTCATCATTCTGACCTTAATTGACTCAAAAAACCGCCGCATAGTACCGGAAAGCACTGATGCTGGCTATGAAAGCCCGTCATTACGCCGTCAATTTACTCCAGCGAGCCGTGGTAATCATGACGTAGCCTACTGATTTATATGCAGAGATGGCAAACCCAGGGGTTGATATCCGCTGCTGGGAATTTCCCCAATAAGTTGAACACTTTAACTCGTATTGATTACCTGAAAAACTGCTTAGTCGTTTTAGTTATTTATTATTTCCATCGCTTCTTTAATTGTTATTATCGAGATGGTTAACCTTACAAACATAAAGATTTTTTGCCCAAAATAATCGACTGACACTGGCTCAAGCATAAAGGAATTCGTACTGCAATGACGACTCAGGCCCCCCCTACCTCTGTACTTCCGCTATCGCCGGATCAGTTGACCCGCATACAAGCGGCAGTTGGTGAGCTATCTCCAACCCAAATGGCATGGTTGTCCGGCTACTTCTGGGGCAGGGTGGATCAGCAGCCTGGCATGGTTGCGGCTCCTGCGGCGGTAACCCCTCCGGCGGTGACAGTAACCCTAATTTCGGCCTCTCAGACCGGCAATGCAAGGCGCTTAGCGGAACAGTTACGTGATGACCTTTTGGCCGCTAAGCTTAGCGTCAATCTGGTCAATGCGGGCGATTACAAGTTTAAACAAATTGCGCAAGAGCGCCTGTTGGTGGTGGTGGCCTCGACTCAGGGTGAAGGCGAGCCTGCGGAAGAAGCCGTCGCATTGCACAAATTCCTCTGCTCAAAAAAAGCCCCGAAATTGCCAGAAACCGCGTTTGCGGTATTTGGTCTCGGGGACACGTCATATGAGCATTTCTGTCAGGCGGGCAAAGATTTTGATAGCAAACTGGCCGAGTTGGGGGCTGAGCGGCTATTGGATCGCGTCGATGCTGATGTGGAGTATCAGGAGTCAGCGCTGCAGTGGCGTCAGCAGGTGGTTGCGGCATTGCAGGCCAGAGTTCCGGCCCAATCGACGGCGGTAGTTGCGGCAACACCAAGTGGCGCTGTTGATGAGATTACCTCCAGCCCCTACAGCAAAACCGCGCCACTGACGGCGCAGTTATCCGTTCAGCAAAAAGTGACTGGCCGCCACTCAGAAAAAGATGTGCGCCACATTGAAATTGATTTAGGTGACTCAGGGCTGCGTTACCAGCCGGGTGATGCGCTGGGGGTCTGGTTTGATAATGACCCGGCACTGGTCGATGAGCTGCTGGCGCTATTGTGGCTCAAAGGTGATGAGCCAGTTGGCATTGATGGGCAGAACATGCCGCTGGTACAAGCGCTGCGTAGCCATCTTGAACTGACACAAAACACCACGGTGATCGTCGATAAATACGCGGCGCTCTCGCGTGATCAAACCCTGATTGCTTTGCTGGCAGATAAACCGGCGCTGCAACACTATGCGAAAAACACGCCAATTGTTGATATGGTGCGTCAGGCTCCATCGGACTTGAATGCCGATCAACTGGTAGCGCTACTGCGCCCGCTGACACCGCGCCTCTACTCCATCGCCTCCTCGCAGGCAGAAACCGAAACTGAAGTTCATATCACTGTGGGCGTGGTGCGTTATGACATTGATGGCCGACCACGCGCGGGTGGCGCTTCAGGTTATCTGGCTGATCGGCTGGAGGTAGATGACGACATCCGCATCTTCATTGAACATAACGATAACTTCCGTTTACCAGCTAACCCAGAAACGCCGGTGATAATGATTGGGCCGGGCACTGGTATCGCCCCATTCCGCGCCTTTATGCAACAGCGTGAGGCTATTGGTGCCAGTGGTAAGAACTGGCTACTGTTCGGCAACCCGCACTTCACCGAAGACTTCCTCTATCAGGTTGAATGGCAGCGCTACGTCAAACAGGGCTTGCTGACCCGCATTGATCTGGCCTGGTCCCGTGATCAGGCTGATAAAATATACGTACAAGACAAACTGCGCGAACAGGGCGCAGAGCTGTGGAGCTGGATCCAACAAGGCGCCCACATTTACGTCTGTGGCGATGCAAACTGCATGGCAAAAGATGTCGAGCAAGTTTTACTGGACGTGGTGGCTGAGCACGGTGCAATGGATACCGAGCAGGCTGATGAATATTTAAGTGAGCTGCGCCTGGCGCGCCGTTATCAGC comes from Yersinia bercovieri ATCC 43970 and encodes:
- the cysJ gene encoding NADPH-dependent assimilatory sulfite reductase flavoprotein subunit; the protein is MTTQAPPTSVLPLSPDQLTRIQAAVGELSPTQMAWLSGYFWGRVDQQPGMVAAPAAVTPPAVTVTLISASQTGNARRLAEQLRDDLLAAKLSVNLVNAGDYKFKQIAQERLLVVVASTQGEGEPAEEAVALHKFLCSKKAPKLPETAFAVFGLGDTSYEHFCQAGKDFDSKLAELGAERLLDRVDADVEYQESALQWRQQVVAALQARVPAQSTAVVAATPSGAVDEITSSPYSKTAPLTAQLSVQQKVTGRHSEKDVRHIEIDLGDSGLRYQPGDALGVWFDNDPALVDELLALLWLKGDEPVGIDGQNMPLVQALRSHLELTQNTTVIVDKYAALSRDQTLIALLADKPALQHYAKNTPIVDMVRQAPSDLNADQLVALLRPLTPRLYSIASSQAETETEVHITVGVVRYDIDGRPRAGGASGYLADRLEVDDDIRIFIEHNDNFRLPANPETPVIMIGPGTGIAPFRAFMQQREAIGASGKNWLLFGNPHFTEDFLYQVEWQRYVKQGLLTRIDLAWSRDQADKIYVQDKLREQGAELWSWIQQGAHIYVCGDANCMAKDVEQVLLDVVAEHGAMDTEQADEYLSELRLARRYQRDVY